A genome region from Pirellulales bacterium includes the following:
- a CDS encoding radical SAM protein, which yields MSLPPVVQVSSTVIPLPVIANPLDGTAPALGDRPRSRITARIDAITRIPPEYRRVDPPIPRSVKIELTARCDLNCFFCATAKRLRNKADIDLDFYRQIVRQMRDDGVEELGVFYLGESFLCPWLPEAIRYAKEECGYPYVFLTTNGRLATPDRIRDCMAAGLDSLKFSFNSATPEQFHEVTRVKASDFHTIIDNIRGAFAVREQGGFRCGLYASSIRYDGEQLTRMQEAVAQIEPFVDEHYWLPLYGQAGLTAGAGGTRPVAGNPGRLDAMREPIPCWSIFTEGHITFDGRLSACCFDHDGRFSMGDLTTTSFAEA from the coding sequence ATGTCACTCCCTCCCGTCGTCCAGGTCTCTTCCACCGTGATCCCGTTGCCGGTGATAGCGAATCCCTTGGACGGCACAGCGCCGGCTTTGGGCGACCGGCCTCGCTCGCGCATCACCGCGCGCATCGACGCCATCACTCGCATTCCGCCTGAGTACCGCCGCGTCGATCCGCCAATTCCGCGCAGCGTAAAGATCGAGCTGACGGCCCGCTGCGATCTGAACTGTTTCTTCTGCGCCACCGCCAAACGGCTGCGCAACAAGGCCGATATCGATCTCGATTTCTACCGGCAGATCGTCCGCCAGATGCGCGACGACGGCGTCGAGGAGCTAGGCGTCTTTTATCTCGGCGAGTCGTTTCTCTGTCCGTGGTTGCCAGAGGCCATTCGCTACGCCAAAGAAGAGTGCGGCTATCCGTATGTCTTCCTCACCACCAACGGCCGGCTCGCCACGCCCGACCGCATTCGCGACTGCATGGCCGCCGGGCTGGATAGTCTCAAATTCAGCTTCAACAGCGCCACGCCCGAGCAGTTCCACGAAGTCACGCGCGTCAAGGCGAGCGACTTTCACACCATCATCGACAACATCCGTGGCGCGTTTGCCGTGCGCGAGCAGGGAGGCTTCCGCTGCGGTCTGTACGCCTCCAGCATCCGCTACGACGGCGAGCAACTCACCCGCATGCAAGAGGCGGTCGCGCAGATCGAGCCATTCGTCGACGAGCACTACTGGCTGCCATTGTATGGACAGGCCGGTCTGACCGCGGGCGCCGGCGGCACGCGCCCCGTGGCCGGCAACCCTGGCCGGCTCGACGCCATGCGCGAACCGATCCCTTGCTGGTCGATCTTCACCGAGGGGCACATCACGTTTGACGGTCGGCTGTCGGCCTGCTGCTTCGACCACGACGGCCGCTTCAGCATGGGCGACCTCACCACCACTTCGTTCGCCGAGGC